The sequence below is a genomic window from Lysobacter stagni.
ACGGGGTCGACCCGGGCGTGTTCCATCCGCACGACCGTGTCGCCGCGCGCAGGGCATTGGGCCTTCCCGAACAGGCGAAGATCATCGGCACGGCGGGTGCGCTCACCCGGCACCGCGGCATCGATGACCTGTTCCGCGCCTTCGAACGTCTGGCCGAACGGCACGACACCCTGTGGCTTGCCTATGCAGGGCCGCGCGACGGGTCGCCACGACGTCATCCGCATCCACGGGCCATCGATCTGGGCGTGCTGCCGCAGCACGCGGTTCCACGGTTCATTTCGGCGCTGGATGTCGCCGTCGTGTGCAACCGCGACAGTGCGTTCGGTCGCTACTGCTATCCGATGAAGCTGGAGGAGGCGATCGCGTGCGGTACGCCGGTGGTCGCCGCGAACGTGGGCGACGTCGGCGCGCGTTTGTCCTTCGACGACGGCAGCCTGTTCCCGCCCGGCGATGACCAGGCCCTGGCCGCGAAGTTGTCGGAGCGCCTCGCGGCGACGCAGCCCGGTGCGACGCTCGCTCCCGTCACCTGGGATGCGCTGGCGGACACGCTGGAAAACGTACTGAAGCGCGCAACTCGCGAAGGCGGCGACTAGCCGCCCTTGTTCTGGATCAGCCCGATCGCGTGGGCGCGTTCCATCACGGCCTTCGCCTGGCGGACGTGGCCATCTTCCACCAGCGTCCCGAGCACCTGCTGCGCGTAGGCGTCGTCCTTGGGATTGCGTTCGATGGCCGCGACGAACATCCGGTCGGCGAGCGCTTCGTCCTTCAGGTACTTCAGCGCGAAATCGCCGTACTGCGCGTACATGGAGGCGGGCATGGGCGCGCGGTCGAGCAACGTTCCGTAGAGTTCCGACAGGCGTCGGTCGTCCAGCTCGATGCCGCGATAGCGCTGCTGCATGAGGCCGGCGACGGCCATGATTTCCTGCGTGCCGACAGGACGCGTGCGCACCTTGTGGATGATGCGGTCCCACCATGCCGGATCGACCGGCTGGCCAGTGGTGGCCGCCATCAGGATCAGGCCCTGTTCCGGAAGCGGCGAGGCGTTGGGAAGACGCGAGCCGCGTTCGAACTCCTGGCGTCCCATGTCGAAGAAGGGCGAATTGGGATCGCTGCCCGACAGGGCGATGTACAGCGTGGCCAGATCGCTGCTGGCGCGCGTGGAGGCGGGGTTTTTCGCAACCAGATCCATGGCCAGGTGAAGCTGGTTGCCCCACGTCGAAGCGCGCAGCAGCGCCAGGAAACCGAAACCGACCACGACGGCGGCCACGGCGGTGCGCTTGAGCGTCGGGCCGTCGGGCGAGGGCACCAGGCGCACCAGCTCGGCGAGCGCCAGCAGCACGCCCAGCAGCGCGAAGTAGTTGCGGTGCTCGAACACCAGTTCCAGGTTGAACACGTTGCTGGTCAGGGCGTGGCCAGCGAAGAACCACAGGATGCCCAGCGCGAGGTACGGCATGGTCCGGCGCAGGCGCCATGCGCCGGCCAGCAGGGCGACAAGCAGCAGCGCGCACAGCAGCGTGGTCGGCGGGCTCAGCCAGCCCGTGGACTTGGCGTAGTTGTCGTAATAGAAGGTCAGGCTCGACGGCAGCGGCAGCAGGATCTGGCCCAGGTACAGGCACAGCACGCGGCATTGCGTGAGCAGGCGCTCGTAGAGGGTGAAGTCGCGGCCATCGAACGCATGCGGCGCCAGGTACGGCGGAAGCACCGCGAACACGAAAACCAGCAGCGCCGCGCCCAGGCCGAGCGCATACGCCCACTTGAGCGTGCGCGTCGTGAGCGGATTGCCGGCCCTGAAACCGAGCACCGTCAATTCCAGTGCCAGTGTGTAGAGGGGAAACAGCGCAGCCGTTTCCTTGCCCAGCATGCCAACGCCTGCGAGCAGTGCCGAGCCGCCCAGCCACAGCCAGCCGCGCCGATCGCCGCTTTGCTGCAGCACGCGCCCGCGAAGGTAGGCCAGCAGCGCAAGCAGCACGAACGTCAGCGACAGGGTTTCCATCCGCTGCACGACGTACAGCGCCGACGACACCTGGATGGGGTGGATGGCCCAGATCAGCGACACGGCGAACGCCGCGGCGATGCCACGCTGCTTTCCGTCGGAATCGAGCGAGAACAACCTGCGCACCAGCCAGAACACCAGCAGCGCGTTGATTACGTGTACCAGCAGGCTGCTCAGCTTGAAGACCCAGGGGTCCTTGCCGCCGATGCTGTAGTCGATGGCGAAGCTGATGGTGGCGAGAGGGCGGCCGTAGCTGCCGGCCTGATAGGCCGACGCCGCCTTCACCAGCGAGTCCCAGTTGAGGGACTGCGCATGCACGCGGGTGTTGGTGACGATGTTCGGGAAATCGTCGAGCAGGAACCCGCCACTCAGACCCGGCGCGAGAATGGCGGCGGTGAGGAAAGCCAGCAGGAGCGACAGCAGGAGCGATTTACGACGAACGTGCATTCACGAATGACCAGTGCGAGCGGCGCAAAGCCGCGTGAATCAGGTGCAACCCTCGGGGCGATGCTTCTGCGCGATCTGCGAGGAAACATGGCAGGCCCACAGGCCGGTGGTGTTGCGGGCGATCTCGATCATCTTGCCTGCGATCAGCGGATGCCCCTTCAGCGTGCAGCGGATGTACCCGGTCGCGCCCGGGGACATGCTGATGGCGCAACGCGGGGTGGTCGACTGCAGGCCGATGTCCTGCACGTTGAACGTGGTCGCGCTGTTGGCCACCACCTGTGATTCGAAGGTGGACTTGCCACCGGTGATCTCCGACAGGCCGGCCGTGAGCTGGCTGCGGATCGTGTAGTCCTGGTAGGCCGGTATCGCAATAGCGGCCAGTATCGCGATGATGGCCACCACGATCATCAATTCGATCAGCGTGAATCCCTTCTCGGTACGCATCTGGTAAGTCCCCCCTGGGCAGTCACCTTAACCAAGCACAATGCGTGCCAACGTGTGCGGTTCCACAAAAAGAAAAACCCCAGCTTGCGCTGGGGTTTTCCGTGAAGCAGACGCAGCGATCAGTTGCAGCCGGACGGCAGGTACTTCGCGTCGAGGCTGCCGGTCACGGTGCAAGCCCAGGCGCCGCTGGTCGAGCTGCGGGTCAGGGTCACGACCTTGTTGGCGACCTTCGGGTTGCCCTTCAGGGTGCAGGTGATGGTGCCTGCGGCGCCCGGGGTCATCGCGACGGCGCAACGGGTGGTGGTCTGCTGCAGGCCCAGCTCCGGCAGACCGTAGGTCGTCGGCGTGCCCTTGTTGACGATTTCTTCGAACGCCGTCACGCCGCCACGGATGTCGGCCAGGCCGGCGGTGACCTGCGAGCGGGCCACGTAGTCCTGGTAGGCCGGCAGAGCGATGGCGGCCAGGATGGCGATGATCGCGACGACGATCATCAGTTCGATGAGGGTAAAGCCTTGCTGCTTCTTCATTGCGATTTCCCCTAGGAGTGTTGAACTTCACGTGCCTGTGGGCCGGCGTATCCGGTCCTCGGGCAGCCGTGCTCACCTGCACGTGCCGATAAGGTACACGCATAAGCCGTGCCAATGAGCATTTGTCGCTCCACCCGCGCTGAACTGGAGATGAGGTCACGATCTCTTTCAGACGTTTGCCCAGACCGCCTGACACAGAAGGTCAGAGGGATTCGAACGTGACCATTTGCGTCACTTTGATGCGGCGGCTCAGGCGAGGGGCGCATTGTGACCCGGATGGCTGGCAAACGACCGCCGAGGGCGCAAGGAGTCCACGGTCGTGACGCAGTGCCGGTTTTCGATGAGGCGGGCACTTTGGGTGGGCGGGCAGGCCGAAGCGGGCTGCCTGCACGTCCTCATTCCACGCAAGAAATGGGCCGATGCCGTAGGCGTGGACGCGTCGCGCAGTGTCCCAGGTCACCAATCGGTCCGTCCGATCCCCTTCCGGTGCGCGGTTGCGCTATAGATGACGGAGATTTTCGGGGATTTCGGGGCATGTCGATGTTGAGGGCTTCACGGCTTTCGTTCGTGTTGTTGCTGCTGTTCGTGTTGTCGGGCATCGCGGGCCTGATCTACCAGTCCATCTGGTCCCACTACCTGGGACTGGTCCTGGGGCACGCCGCCTACGCGCAGACGCTGGTGCTTGCGATCTTCATGGGCGGCATGGCGCTGGGGGCGTGGCTGGCCAGCCGCTGGAGCCAACGCTGGCGGCATCTGATCCTCGCGTACGCGCTGATCGAACTGGCCATCGGCGTGATGGGGCTGGTGTTCCATGGCCTGTTCGTCGCCTACACCGACGTCTCGCAGCAGACGGTGTTGCCGATGTTCTCCAGTGCGACGATGGCGCACGTCTACCAGTGGCTGACGGCATCGATCCTCATCCTGCCCCAGTGCATCCTGCTCGGCGCCACGTTCCCGCTGCTCAGCGCAGGCCTGCTGCGCGCGCAGGAAGAAGGCGTCGGCGAAGTGCTGGGCGGCCTGTACTTCAGCAACAGCATCGGTGCGGCGATCGGCGCGCTGCTGACGACGTTCCTGATCCTGCCGCTGGTCGGCATGCCCGGCACGATCCTGACCGCAGGCGCGCTGAACATCGTGGTGGCCGCGATCGCGTGGGGCGTCTGGAAAACGCGCGGGCGTGACCCGGTCCAGGCCCGCGTCGCGACACCGCAGGCCACGACGGCCGATGAGTCGTTCCCGCGTCTGTCGAAGATCCTGCTGGTATCGGCCTTCGTCACCGGTGCGACCTCGTTCGTGTACGAGATCGGCTGGGTGCGTCTGCTCAACCAGGCGCTGGGAACGACGATCCATTCCTTCGAACTGATGCTGGCCGCCTTCATCCTGGGCCTGGCGTTCGGTGGGCTGTGGGTGCGCAAGCGTTCGCCGCGCATCCGGGACGTGATCGCGTATGCGGGCGGCGCGCAGATCCTGATGGGCGTTTCGGCGCTGCTGTCGATCGTGGCGTTCTCGCAGTCGTTCCAGTGGGTCGGCTGGATGATGCAGGCGCTCGCGCGCACCGACGGCGGCTACACGCTGTTCAACCTCGGCGGCGCGGTGGTTTCGTTGCTGGTGATGTTCCCGGCCGCGTTCTTCGCCGGCATGACGCTGCCGCTGTTCACGCTGGCGCTGTTGAACAAGGGCGGTGGGGAGCAGGTCATCGGTCGCGTCTACGCGGCGAACACGCTGGGCGCCATCGTCGGCGTGCTGCTGATGATGCACGTGCTCACGCCGGTGATCGGCGTGCGCCTGAGCGTGATGCTGGCGGCGATCGCCGACGCGGCGCTGGGCCTGTACCTGATCCGTGCGGTGAGTCCGGCGCGGCGCACCGTGGGCTATGTGCTGGGCGGTGCCGCGACCGCGGTGGCCCTGCTCGTGGTCACCTACGGTGGACGCATCGATCCGCTCGAGCAGGTGTCGGGCGTGTTCCGCAACGGAAGCACCGCTGCGCCGGCGGGCATGACGGTTCCGTACCTGCGCGACGGCAAGACCGCCACGGTCTCGGTCTCGGCGCACAGCAGCGGCGCCGCGCTCATCGCCACCAACGGCAAGCCCGACGCGTCGCTGATGATGGATCCGCGCGAATCGCCAACGCCCGACGAGATCACCATGGTGATGGCCGGCGCGTTGCCGTACATCCACCATCCCAACCCGCGGAACATCGCGGTGATCGGCTGGGGTTCTGGCCTGACGACGCACACGCTCGCCGGCAGTCCGCGCGTGCAGTCCATCGAAACGGTCGAGATCGAGCCGGCCATGTACGAGGGTGCCCGACTGTTCCACCCTCGCGTGTCGCGTGCGTATGACGATCCGCGCTCGCACGTGCGGTTCGATGATGCGCGAACCTACTTCTCCACCGGCAATCGCCATTACGACGTGATCGTGTCGGAGCCGTCCAACCCGTGGGTGAGCGGCGTCGCCAGCCTGTTCACGCAGGAGTTCTACGGCTTCATCAGGCGGCATCTGCAAGACGACGGCATCCTCGTCCAGTGGCTGTACACCTACGAACTCAACGATCAGCTGCTGTCCACCATGGTGGCGGCGTTGATCGGTGAATTCCCGAACACCGAGGTGTACGTCACCAACACGAACGATCTGATCTTCGTCGCGCACAAGGGCAAGGCAGCCAAACCCGACTGGTCGGCGATCCGGCAGGAACCGCTCGCGTCGGAGCTGAAGCGCGTGGGTCTGGCGAGCGAAACGGATTTCGCCATCCGCCGGGTGGGTGGGCCGCGCGTCCTGCAGGCGTTCGTCCGCAATCAGGGCGCGACGCCGTACTCGGATTTCTACCCCACGGTGGCGTTGAACGCGCCGCGCAGCCGCTTCAAGCGGGAGCTGGCCGACACGCTGGTCGGTCTGGTGGACAACGGCATGCCGGTGCTCGACATCCTCGACGGTCGGCAGGTGCACGTGCCACTGCATGCGCTGGATGCGGACACGTCCCGCTTCTCGACGGGCATCCGCACGGCGGCGGCGATGCGCCACGCGCTGATCGGTCGCGATGCGAGCCAGCTGGCGGAAGTGCCCGAGCTGGCCAGTCGCGTCGGGGCATTGCAGGAAGCGTCCGCGCGCGTGATCACACCGGAGCAGGTGACCTATTGGTCTGACCTGGCCTCCAGACTGGCGGACAGCAGCCTTGGCCTGTTGCCCCCGGCGGAACAGGAAGGCCTGTGGATCCATCCGGCGTGGATCGATGTGCCGAAGCAGCCGGAACTGGTGCAGGCGCTGCTGCAGGTCTACGCCGCTGCCGCCTCGCGCGACGTGGCTGCGATGAACCGCGACGCCGTGGCGCTCCTCCGTCGATCCGACGTGTCCCAGCTGAGTCCCCACGCGCGCGAACACGTGCTGGTGATCGCACAGCTGGGCGCCATCGGCACGGGCTCGCAAACGCAGGTGTCGGCGAACGAGCGCGACTTCGGGCGCGATCTCCAACCCTCCGCCGCGCTGGGTCCCGTGCGCAGCTACCTACTCGCGTGGGCGGACGAACCCGCGAAGAACGCGGCTGCCGGCGGCCGCTGACGGCCGCCGCAGGAGGCGTGAGTTGGAAGCGACCCTCCCTTGCCGGGAGGGTCAGTCGATGCCGAGCTTCTTCAGCTTGTAGCGCAGCGCGCGGAACGTGATGCCCAGGGCCGCCGCGGTGCGCGTCTTGTTGTAACGGTTTTCCTGCAGCGCCTGCTGGATCGCGGCGCGCTCGATCTCTTCGATGTACGAGGGCAGGGGGCTGCTGGCGGTGTCGCGCGGATTCAGCGTGCGCGGGTCGATGGCCATCATCGGCTGGCCCGGAACGGCCAGCGTCGCGTTGCCTGCGGTGGTCTGCGAAGCGGGTGCCGACGCGGCGACCGGCGCAGGCTGCGTCGACGATGCGACCTGCGGCAGACGCAGGTCCTCGGCGGCAAGCGTGTCGCCTTCGGCCAGCGCCAGCGCGCGTTCGAGGATGTTCTCCAGCTCGCGCACGTTGCCCGGGAACGCATAGCTGCGCAGTGCGGCGAGCGCGTCGCTGCTGAGCAGCGGCACGGGGCGTCCCTGCGTGGCAGCCAGGCGCTGCAGCACCTTGGCGGCGAGGCCGGGCAGATCGTCCTGGCGCTCGCGCAGCGGCGGCACGCGCAGTTCGATCACGTTGATGCGGTAGTAGAGGTCCTGGCGGAAGCGGCCATCGGCCACCAGCGCGCCAAGGTCCTTGTGCGTGGCCGACAGGATGCGCACGTCCACCGGTATTTCGCTGTTCGCGCCGACCGGGCGGATCGACTTTTCCTGGATCGCGCGCAGCAGTTTGACCTGCATGGCCAGCGGCAGCTCGGCGATTTCGTCCAGGAACAGCGTGCCGCCGTCGGCGGTCTGGAACAGGCCGGGCTTGTCGGCGTGGGCGCCGGTGAAGCTGCCTTTCTTGTGGCCGAAGAACTCGCTTTCCATCAGCTCGGCCGGGATCGCGCCGCAGTTGACGGGCACGAACGGGCCGGTGGAGCGCGCGCCTTCGGCGTGGATGGTGCGGGCGACCAGTTCCTTGCCGGTGCCGGACTCGCCGACGATGTAGACCGGTGCCTGGCTGCGCGCCACCTTGCCGATGGTCTGGCGCAGCTGCCCCATGGCCGGCGACTGGCCGTACAGGCGCGCGGCGACCGCATCGGCCTGCGGCACGGCGCCGCTCTTGCGGGCTTCGTTGAGGTCCAGCGCATGGCGGACCAGATCGCGCAGCACGGCCAGGTCGACCGGCTTGGCGACGAAGTCGAACGCGCCGGCCTTCAACGCCTCGACCGCCGCTTCGACGTTGCCGAAGGCGGTGATCATGGCGACGGGCGTGTCCGGATGCTTCTGGCTGATCTCGGCGACGAGGTCCATGC
It includes:
- a CDS encoding glycosyltransferase, whose translation is MRILVISKRQYTGKDLIDDRYGRLFELPERLQAAGHEVRAIALSYRRKGERTLVSPQGVTWHSFDALPFGAMRYQAMVDALVEEWRPDVVWASSDAFHAVLARRIHRRHGIPYVVDLYDNYESFGLTRWPGLRRGLRDACREAAAVTVVTSTLREKVRAEYAPQGEVIVLGNGVDPGVFHPHDRVAARRALGLPEQAKIIGTAGALTRHRGIDDLFRAFERLAERHDTLWLAYAGPRDGSPRRHPHPRAIDLGVLPQHAVPRFISALDVAVVCNRDSAFGRYCYPMKLEEAIACGTPVVAANVGDVGARLSFDDGSLFPPGDDQALAAKLSERLAATQPGATLAPVTWDALADTLENVLKRATREGGD
- a CDS encoding ArnT family glycosyltransferase, which produces MHVRRKSLLLSLLLAFLTAAILAPGLSGGFLLDDFPNIVTNTRVHAQSLNWDSLVKAASAYQAGSYGRPLATISFAIDYSIGGKDPWVFKLSSLLVHVINALLVFWLVRRLFSLDSDGKQRGIAAAFAVSLIWAIHPIQVSSALYVVQRMETLSLTFVLLALLAYLRGRVLQQSGDRRGWLWLGGSALLAGVGMLGKETAALFPLYTLALELTVLGFRAGNPLTTRTLKWAYALGLGAALLVFVFAVLPPYLAPHAFDGRDFTLYERLLTQCRVLCLYLGQILLPLPSSLTFYYDNYAKSTGWLSPPTTLLCALLLVALLAGAWRLRRTMPYLALGILWFFAGHALTSNVFNLELVFEHRNYFALLGVLLALAELVRLVPSPDGPTLKRTAVAAVVVGFGFLALLRASTWGNQLHLAMDLVAKNPASTRASSDLATLYIALSGSDPNSPFFDMGRQEFERGSRLPNASPLPEQGLILMAATTGQPVDPAWWDRIIHKVRTRPVGTQEIMAVAGLMQQRYRGIELDDRRLSELYGTLLDRAPMPASMYAQYGDFALKYLKDEALADRMFVAAIERNPKDDAYAQQVLGTLVEDGHVRQAKAVMERAHAIGLIQNKGG
- a CDS encoding pilin, which produces MRTEKGFTLIELMIVVAIIAILAAIAIPAYQDYTIRSQLTAGLSEITGGKSTFESQVVANSATTFNVQDIGLQSTTPRCAISMSPGATGYIRCTLKGHPLIAGKMIEIARNTTGLWACHVSSQIAQKHRPEGCT
- a CDS encoding pilin; translated protein: MKKQQGFTLIELMIVVAIIAILAAIALPAYQDYVARSQVTAGLADIRGGVTAFEEIVNKGTPTTYGLPELGLQQTTTRCAVAMTPGAAGTITCTLKGNPKVANKVVTLTRSSTSGAWACTVTGSLDAKYLPSGCN
- a CDS encoding spermine synthase; translation: MSMLRASRLSFVLLLLFVLSGIAGLIYQSIWSHYLGLVLGHAAYAQTLVLAIFMGGMALGAWLASRWSQRWRHLILAYALIELAIGVMGLVFHGLFVAYTDVSQQTVLPMFSSATMAHVYQWLTASILILPQCILLGATFPLLSAGLLRAQEEGVGEVLGGLYFSNSIGAAIGALLTTFLILPLVGMPGTILTAGALNIVVAAIAWGVWKTRGRDPVQARVATPQATTADESFPRLSKILLVSAFVTGATSFVYEIGWVRLLNQALGTTIHSFELMLAAFILGLAFGGLWVRKRSPRIRDVIAYAGGAQILMGVSALLSIVAFSQSFQWVGWMMQALARTDGGYTLFNLGGAVVSLLVMFPAAFFAGMTLPLFTLALLNKGGGEQVIGRVYAANTLGAIVGVLLMMHVLTPVIGVRLSVMLAAIADAALGLYLIRAVSPARRTVGYVLGGAATAVALLVVTYGGRIDPLEQVSGVFRNGSTAAPAGMTVPYLRDGKTATVSVSAHSSGAALIATNGKPDASLMMDPRESPTPDEITMVMAGALPYIHHPNPRNIAVIGWGSGLTTHTLAGSPRVQSIETVEIEPAMYEGARLFHPRVSRAYDDPRSHVRFDDARTYFSTGNRHYDVIVSEPSNPWVSGVASLFTQEFYGFIRRHLQDDGILVQWLYTYELNDQLLSTMVAALIGEFPNTEVYVTNTNDLIFVAHKGKAAKPDWSAIRQEPLASELKRVGLASETDFAIRRVGGPRVLQAFVRNQGATPYSDFYPTVALNAPRSRFKRELADTLVGLVDNGMPVLDILDGRQVHVPLHALDADTSRFSTGIRTAAAMRHALIGRDASQLAEVPELASRVGALQEASARVITPEQVTYWSDLASRLADSSLGLLPPAEQEGLWIHPAWIDVPKQPELVQALLQVYAAAASRDVAAMNRDAVALLRRSDVSQLSPHAREHVLVIAQLGAIGTGSQTQVSANERDFGRDLQPSAALGPVRSYLLAWADEPAKNAAAGGR
- a CDS encoding sigma-54-dependent transcriptional regulator, yielding MAETRSALVVDDERDIRELLVMTLGRMGLRCDTASTLGEARSQLSRNRYDLALTDMRLPDGSGMDLVAEISQKHPDTPVAMITAFGNVEAAVEALKAGAFDFVAKPVDLAVLRDLVRHALDLNEARKSGAVPQADAVAARLYGQSPAMGQLRQTIGKVARSQAPVYIVGESGTGKELVARTIHAEGARSTGPFVPVNCGAIPAELMESEFFGHKKGSFTGAHADKPGLFQTADGGTLFLDEIAELPLAMQVKLLRAIQEKSIRPVGANSEIPVDVRILSATHKDLGALVADGRFRQDLYYRINVIELRVPPLRERQDDLPGLAAKVLQRLAATQGRPVPLLSSDALAALRSYAFPGNVRELENILERALALAEGDTLAAEDLRLPQVASSTQPAPVAASAPASQTTAGNATLAVPGQPMMAIDPRTLNPRDTASSPLPSYIEEIERAAIQQALQENRYNKTRTAAALGITFRALRYKLKKLGID